Proteins encoded within one genomic window of Cydia pomonella isolate Wapato2018A chromosome 12, ilCydPomo1, whole genome shotgun sequence:
- the LOC133523790 gene encoding uncharacterized protein LOC133523790, with product MIGKRWGLNPKITLWLYKTIIRPLLCYGALVWWPRTNLGNVRDKLQRLQRLACAATTGCTRSTPTAAMEVMLNLPPLHLHIQQEASLSAVRLRTLKIWSNITGALHTKCLEKVYDEFPVLRSGTDRIHKQAIFDKRYKIQLYEDDNHEGLNPRELRIFTDGSKTDSGSGSGTFSEDLNMSITTPLGAHNSVFQAECMGIINAAAAITARKVVGSSIRILFDSRAVLMALNSHIVTSKLIHECHERLMEVCHNNKITLQWIKGHSGSRGNDAADELARQGSNAGAIGPEQILPIPFSKVRSMLLARTGKLHTEHWLNQTGCRQAKEAMPGINGKLTRALLQLGKVRLSMVTSVITGHGLFNKHLFTTGVTDSPLCRGCMETEETASHVVLECSGVTPYRAKHLGSPRDLPEVLLNIKGLIGFLEELGWQD from the coding sequence atgattggtaagaggtggggactcaacccgaaaattaccctctggctctataagacgataatccgccccttactctgttacggtgctctggtttggtggccaagaacaaacctaggcaacgtacgagacaaactacaaagacttcaaaggctcgcatgcgcggccaccactggctgcacgaggtctaccccgactgcagccatggaggtcatgctaaaccttccaccgctgcacctacacatacagcaagaggccagtctctcagcggtaaggttgcgaaccctcaagatatggtctaacatcacaggagctcttcacacaaaatgcctggaaaaggtgtatgacgaatttccagtgcttaggtcaggcacggaccggattcacaaacaagctatcttcgataaaaggtacaaaatacagttatatgaggacgacaatcatgaaggactcaatccccgggagctgagaatcttcactgatgggtccaaaacagacagcggatcgggctctggaaccttctcagaagacctgaacatgtcgatcaccactccgctaggagcccataactcggtattccaagctgagtgcatgggcatcataaacgcggcggctgccatcactgcaaggaaggtagtaggatcctccatccgcatactcttcgacagtagagcagtcttaatggctctaaatagccatatagttacatccaaacttatacacgaatgccacgaacgactaatggaggtatgtcataataacaagatcaccctacaatggatcaagggacacagtggatcccgaggtaacgatgctgcggacgagcttgccaggcaaggatcgaatgcgggggcgattggtccggaacagattcttccgataccatttagcaaggtacgctcaatgctgctggcacgtacagggaaactacacacagaacactggctgaaccagactggatgcagacaggcaaaagaagccatgcctggcatcaacggaaaactcacaagggcgctcctgcaactagggaaggtccgactgagtatggtaaccagtgtcataacaggtcatggactatttaacaaacatcttttcacaacaggtgtcacagacagtcccctgtgccgaggttgcatggagacagaagaaacagcctctcacgtggtgctggaatgcagcggagtgactccatacagggctaaacatctcggatctccgagagacctccccgaggtcctactcaacatcaaaggtttgataggattcctcgaggagctgggctggcaggactag